A window of [Clostridium] innocuum genomic DNA:
CACGGCAATACGGATGCGGAAATCTTACTCATCAGCGGCTCTATCAATTACGGTGTTTTAAAGCTGATGTCCATCCCAATGATTCTGGCACCGGGGTTCTCCTCCGCCATCATACCGCATATCACTACGGCACTTACCAATCATGACCTGAAGCTGGTACGCAAAAATATCCGGGACTGTGTGGATATCGTCCTGTATATCGGACTGCCGATTTCCTTCTGTCTGTTTGTTTACGCAAAGCCGCTGTATGCCATCTTGTTTCCACCGGCAGATCCGAAGAATCTGGAGCTGCTTGCCGATATTTTGAGCTGGTTCTCCATCGAGGCGTTTTTAAATACCATCGGACCGATTTTCACGGCACTGTTAATGGCAGTAGGCTTGCGCAGGCTGAATATCCGCAACCTTGCCATCATGATGGTGGTGAAATTTTCGGTGGCCTATCCACTGTTAAAATATTTCGGCTATCAGGGAGTCGTCATGTCAAGTATTCTTGCAATGGGGATTTTTATCACTCTGGATATCTATGCATTGACATCACGCTATAAGATTCGCTGGAAATATACGCTGCATAAGCTTCTGGTTATCCTTTTGGCGATGGCAGCCCTGTTTGCAGTCGCAAGAGGCTGCGATTTGATTGGCTTGAAGGGCTATGGCTCCGGGCGGATGCTGAGTCTTTTACAGCTTGCGGTCAACGGAAGTCTTGCAATGCTAGTATACTTTGGCATCACGTACTTCTTTTCCATACCGCAGACCATTCTGCATCTTGACCTGTCCCGCTTACTGAAGCGCGGAAGAAGGAGATAGGCATATGCGACTGGATAAATATCTGGCTCATGCAGGTTTGGGTACCCGCAAGGAGGTCAAGCTGGCTATTCGCAAGGGAAGAGTGAGTGTCAATGGTGAGGTATGCCGAAAGGATGACAGGAAAATCCAGGAGGGTGCGGATGTCGTTTGTTTGGATAAAGAGGAAATCTATTATGAGGCTGTTGTCTATATCATGCTGAACAAGCCGCAGGATGTTGTCAGTGCCACCAGTGATCCCACATATGAAACCGTGCTGGACTGCATCGATGCCTTTTTGCCAAAGGATTGTTTTCCGGTCGGACGACTGGACATGGATACGGAGGGCCTGCTGCTGATCACAAATGACGGAAAGCTGGCGCATCGTCTGCTCTCTCCCAAGCATCATGTTGAAAAAACCTATCTGGTGGATCTGGCGCAGCTGCTGCAGGAAGGTGATCAAAAGAAGCTGGAAAACGGCAGTATCGTACTGGATGAGGAACCTGTTCTTCCGGCTCGTGTGGAAATTCTGGAGGACACGCAAATCCTTCTGCATATCCAGGAGGGAAGATTTCATCAGGTGAAGCGAATGCTGCATGCAATCGGTAATGAGGTTGTCCATCTCAAGCGGATTGCCATGGGACCGCTGCGGCTGGATGAAGCACTTGCGAGTGGGGAATGGCGGTATCTGAGCGAAGAGGAAATCACTGCCCTGAAGAATGTGGCATGATCAGTATTGTCGTTGCAATGGACGCCAATCAGCTGATCGGCGCAAATCATAAAATGCCATGGCATTGCCCCGCAGATTTAGCTCATTTCCGTCAGCTGACACTGCATCATCATTTGCTGATGGGGAGAGTGACCTATGAGCATCTGCCGAAACGACTGGATCATAGAATTCTGCATGTCGCAGGTCATAAGCCGCTGTCCGATAGCGATGTGCTCCCCTGCAGTGATGTGCAAGCACTTTGCAGGGAATGGAAGAAGAAAGAGGAAGTGCTCTATGTATGCGGCGGTGCACAGATTTACGCTGCAGCAATCGCATATGCAGATGAGCTGTGGATTACCCGAATCGAGCAATCGTATACAGGGGATACCTGGTTTCCGGCGTTTTGCATTGGGGATTTCCGATTGCTTTCAAATGAACAAAAAGAAGGATGCAGCATCATGCATTATCGTAGAAGATAAGCAGGAAGGAAGGGAACTTTATGCGTTTTGTCGATCTAATAGAAAAAAAGAAACAGAAGCAGCCACTGACAAAGGAAGAGCTTCATTTTTTCATTACCGGTTATGTCCGGGGAGATATTCCGGATTATCAGGTCAGTGCGCTGCTAATGGCGATTTACTTTAATGGTATGAATGCACAGGAAACAGCCTGGCTGACAGAGGAAATGCTGTACAGTGGAGATGTGATTGATCTATCGGCGATTTCCGGAAGAAAATGTGATAAGCATTCCACCGGAGGTGTCGGTGATAAAACAAGTCTTTCCCTTGCGCCAATGGTAGCTGCCTGCGGTGCCAAGGTCGCGAAAATGAGCGGTCGAGGACTGGGACATACCGGCGGAACGCTGGATAAGGTGGAGTCTGTTAACGGCTTTCAGGTTATGCGGACACAGGAACAGTTTATTTCACAGGTGAATGATATCGGTCTGGCACTGATCGGACAAACCGCAACACTGGTGCCGGCAGATAAAAAGCTGTATGCTTTGCGCGATGTGACGGCTACCGTCAACTCGATTCCTCTGATTGCATCCAGCATCATGTCAAAGAAGCTGGCAGCAGGCTCTGATACGATTCTTCTGGATGTGAAATTCGGAGAGGGTGCTTTCATGGAAACAAGCGATAAAGCAAAGGAGCTGGCAGAAGCGATGATTGCCATCGGAAGCCATTTCGGCAAGGATGTCAAGGCACTGATCAGCAACATGAATCAGCCGTTGGGCAATGCCATCGGAAATGCACTCGAGGTAAAAGAGGCAATTGCAACGCTACAGGGAAAAGGGCCTGAGGATTTTACACAGCTGTGTCTGGAGGCCGGAAGCATCATGCTCATGCAGACAGGAATAGCCAGAGATGAAGAGAACGCAAGAAAACAGCTGCTGGAAGTCATTCAGAATGGAAAGGCGCTGGAAAAGCTGGTTGCCATGGTTGCGGCACAGGAGGGGGATGTAGAGCAGGTTCTGCATCCAGAGTTGCTACCACAGGCAAAAGAGATTTTGGAAGTAACATCGCGGGAAGAGGGCTATGTGAAGGAGCTGCATGCTTTGGAGCTGGGGACGCTGGCGATGAAGCTTGGTGCAGGACGTATGGTTAAGGAGGATCCGGTTGATCCGGCTGTCGGAATCGTGTTAAACAAAAAGGATGGAGACTATGTAAATAAGGGTGATATTCTTGCCTATGTACACATCAATCATCCATTACCGCAGCACTGGCTGGAGGACTTCTATCAGACCTATGTCTTCACACAGGAGAAGGTGGAAAAGCAGAAGCTGATCCACGATATCATTCGGTAAATGCAGCATATGAAATTATATCTGGGCGCTGGCGGGCTATGCATAATCGTCAGTGTTCTGCTTTTTATATCAGGAGGTACAAATGAACTACCGGCTATGATTCGCTGTCTCTCACTGGCTTTCGGCACCTTTCTGCTGACAAGGGGTGTTCTTCTTTGTCTGCACGTTAAGCAGAGAGGCCTTATATGGCTGTATGGTGCGGGTGTTCTGATCATGGGCTGTTATACGCTGCTGGCGCTGGACACCTATGTCTTTCATGTGATGAGCTGGTTTCCCGGCATTCTTCGCTATCCGCTGTTTTCACTCTATGGAGTAAGCTATCTGCTGTTTGCTCTGCCAGGCATCTTTCTGCATGTCGGCAGTTTTGATATCGAGGTGTGAGTGACATCCTATGAGAGTGTTTTACAACAAGGGCAAGGACTTTTTATACAATATTGGATTCATTTTCCTGATTACTCATAGTAGTCCATTGTAAATTATGAAAACGGTATTCTTTGAGAATTGAGCCGTGTCACACCTTCACGAAATGTATATAGCTGATTTATAAATACAAGAAAGCCTCCAGATAACGGGAGGCTTTCTTGTATATTTTCAAATCAGTTTTAAACAGTACGCAATCAAAAAACCTAACGATTGCTCATAAATCAGGAATACGCTCTTCAGGTATCAGAGTACCTTTTTTATCATAAAACATAATGGATTTAGCCTCGTCATATGCTACACTCATTACGTATGATTTTATAATATATTTATCATTCTTTAATAGGTTTGGGCAACTTAAGATTAAATATTCATCCTTATCAGATGCGGTTAATTGTATTGAAAATCGGTCTGCTTTTACAACGGTATTATCAATAAATACAATGATATACAATTTTCCTTCTGCTTTTATTGACTTTAAACCATATGGAGAATTTGTAATATGACCTCCATCATAGGTAAAGGAATTCCCCCTTTTCTTGAACTGAACAAGTTCATAGCTATCCTGCGATTTAAACAAAATCATTTGTTCAGTGGAATCCTCTAATTTCGCGAGTTGCTCATACTCTGGATAAACTGATTGAATATATTCATTGGGGTCAATCTTTTCATTTTTAGAACAGCCGGTTAAGATAAATAGTAAGCAGAGTACAGTTATTACTATGTTTGTTTTTCTTAAGCTCTGTATGAAAAAGCTTTTACAAACTTTTGTCCTCATAGGTCTGCCCTTATTATGCATTCATTGCTGTATGATATGCTGCATAGCCTTTCTAAGTTAATTGTAGCTTATTATCATTATAAATATAGTATTATGTTCAATGATTTTTTATGTTACTATAATATAATGAAGATATAAATAACAGTCATACGACTTCATGAATTTTTTTCAGGACTACGATGCATGTTCCACTGTATTTAACTACTATATTTGTAAAAGCGCGCATTTCTTTTCATATAAATATGATGTATCTTATCTAGCACCAGGCTGTTACTAGTTGCTGTAGATGATACATAAGAAACAGAGTCACGATTATATTTTAAACATAACATGATTTTAACATCTATTTCCTGCTTAGGCATTACTCCTGTGAATAATGAAAAGACTTAATCAGCACATATTCATCTGACCATGTTATATTGAAAATCAAGACCAGCTTATAGCTCTTTATGAAAAATCATAATCGTAATTTCATCAGGGTGAAGCTCTATGAAATTCTCATGGGGAATTATAATTTTCATACATTGATGTTCAAATAAATAAAGTATGAAGATAACCTCCTGTAATATATCGGTATTTAGATTCTATTTCAACGATTGATTTATCAAAGGAGGAAGACCCCTTTATATGATGGATGTTCGCTCTTATACTAAAAGGAGAGCTTAAGATTAAAAAAGAAGGCTGTCTGCCTTCTATGCCTTGATGATCAATGCCATAAACACCAGTGGTTCGTCTCCGATGTTTTCAATGCCGTGAAAGCCCTGATCCGGAGTAAAGGTGACATCTCCCGGCTGCAGTTCACGCTTGATTCCATTATCATCGTAAAGTGCTCTACCCTGCAAAATATAGTAGGACTCACCATCGCCGATATGCTGATGTACACCCAGCGATGCATTTACATCAATCGTCACCTTCGCATACATCTTCACGCCGCTTCCCATTTCCTCGCTTTGCAGCAGGCGTTCGATATGCATCGTACCCTTGCCGCCACAGCGGTTTTCATAATGCTCTACTTCACTCTTCATGCTCTTCCTCCTCATTTGTTATTTTCGTATAGGCCTCCCGATAACGGGAATAGGCCAGCTTTTCACTGTCCTGCGCCAGCGATTTCAGATTGGCACTGACACGCTCTGCACTTTCTCTCATGTCGCTTTTCACCCAGCTGATAATCACGCCGGTTATCCCAAAGCTGTAAAACTGGGAATAAAAATTCATTTCTACCTCATTGATCTGATGATGCTGGTCAAGGCTTACGATTGCCATATGGAAAATGGACTTCGTTAAATCAAAAAGGAATTGTTCAAAGCAAGTCTCATCACTGCGAATCGTATTGATATAAAAGTCCTTCTCGCTGCGCATGTGATTCAAGAGGGCGGAAATATATTTCGGCCAGTTTTCAAAGCTGAGATTTTCATCAAACACCTGCTGTGCATCATCCGTATAGATCCAGTTCAGCAGCTCGTATTTATCACGGAAATGATAATAGAAGGTCTGCCGGTTGTAGCCGCTTTGCTGCGTGATATCCGCAATCGTGATTTTGTCAAAGCTCTTGCGGCAGGTCAGCTGTTTTAATGCTGCTGCCAGTATTCTTTTGGTATCGAGATGTTCCTGCATATACACACCACCGTTTCAACAGTTCTATTATACAATATGCGAAAAGAAAAGGGAAAAGATTTTTAGATGCCTGCAGCTGTGTCCATACTATATCTGAGGATGTGATTACTATGAAAAAGCAAATGCGATGGCTGCTTTATGCCATGAACTTTCTTGCCTTTTTTGCCATATCGATGGTCAATACCCAGATGATTCCGTTTTTAAGCAAGCTGGGCTATACGGTGGTACAGCGCGGTTATATTCTGGCCGCAAATGCGGTTGTGGCAATCGCCGGCCAGTTTCTGTTTGGTTACCTGTGCGACCGTTTTCAAAGGGTTAAGGTCTTTTTCTTTGCGGCCTATGTGCTGCTGACGGCGAGCAGCTTTGCCATGTTTCTGGTAGAACGCCAGACCTTCTGGTATCATGTATTCACCGTGGCTCTGATGGGTGGTATGGTAAAGGTCATTATGGGACTGGATGAAACCTGGATGCTGGAAATCGATCAGGAAAACTACGGGCGGCTGCGGGCAAGCGGGGCACTGGGGCTTACGATTGGTTCTCCGATTGCCGGCTACCTCGTCCGCCATTTTCATTATAAAAGTCTGCTGATTTCACTTGGTATCGTAAGCGTTATTCTGTGCTGGCTCATTTACAAGGCAAAGGATGCTGAGAAAAAGGAAGGGGAGCGGATTCGCATGGAAAGCGTGCGGCAGCTCCTGAAGAATAAAGGCTATTTATTGCTGGTGCTGATTTATCTGCTCGTCTATATGATCGGTACGGCAGATCAGTATGTGGTCATCGACAAAATGCTGGATATCGGCGGAGACACCACAGCGGTCGGCATTAAGTGGGCGCTGCAATCCTTTATGGAGGTGCCGCTCTTTCTGTTTTCCTCGAAAATACTGGAACGCTTTCAGACTAAGACACTCTTATACTTTGGAACATTTATGTATGGTGTGAAATTCCTGCTTTACGGCTTTTCCTTTCAGCCGTGGATGATTATTCTGACGGCAGCACTGCAGCTGGTAACGCTGCCCATCATCATGCTGACAAGCAAGGTGCTGGTAAAGGAAATCACTCCCCAGAAGCTGTTCAGCAGTGCGCAGATGTTTGCCATGGCCGTATTTATCGGCGTCAGTGGATTGATAACACCGCTGATCACCTCCTATCTGTCCAAAGCCTTCGGATATGACTGGACCCTGTATATCGTAGCTGCTTTCTCCATCGTGCCGCTGCTGCTGATTTTCTGCTATGTTCATTACTTTCAAAAGAAAACAGTGAAGAGAAGCTCCTGATTTACATTTGCAGAGGACGGAAAGCAGATTGCTTTACAGAGAATTTACAGATACCTTCGATATTGTGTGCTGTTGGACAATAACAATTTTGCACACACCGTTCGCTCATGTCTTGAAAAATGAGAGGAAATCACCTATAATAAAGGTGACATCCAAAGACTGTGTAACCCTACGATAGTGGGTTGAGATAAAAAGCTCTTGTGCTATCAAGAGCTTTTTCATGAAAGGACGTGAAGACAATGGAATTTACGATGCGTAAGGACATTGATGAATACAGCATTGAGGAGCAGGGGCGTTGTGTATTCCGTGCCTCCTATGAAAAGGAAGGCGGATTGCTCAGTATATATCTGAAGAATATGTATGGCGATGATATTATGGGCTTTTACCAGCTTCGCAAATGGTATTCGCGGTTTCGCCCGTGTATGGATTTCACCGTATACGAGGGGGATGAACAAATCGGAGAATTGAAAAAGAGTCGGGATGGCTATGAGCTGATTTACCACGATGTATATTATCGCTTCTATTGCGGGATGCATGCAGGAAGACGTGTGGTGATCTGCTTTGACCGCGCACAACAGATTGCGGAATTTGTGCTGGATGATATCAGCACGCTGCGCTTTAAGAGTACGACACAGCAGGCGCTCCTGTCTTTACTTTGTGTACTTATGAAAGCCTTTCTCGATCAGGAGCAGTTCTCTCAGGAGGCTTTTCTTCACCACTATATAGGAGTATATAACGATGCATCCGCTACTGCGGCATAAAACGCTGCTTCTGGACCTTGATGGAACGATGTATCGCGGGGATGAGGTCATTCCCGGTGCACCCTTGTTCATAGAAGCCTTACATACACTGCAGATTCCATACTATTTCCTGACCAACAACGCCATGCGTACGCATGCACAGAACCGGGAGAAGATGGAAGCGATGGGCTTTCAAGGATTGCGGGATGCACAATATTTTACGAGTGCGATGGCAGCTGCCGCCTATGTCCGTCATGAAACAAAGCTGCAGCGCGTCTTCTATATCGGAGAAGATGGGATGCGGGAGGCGCTGCTGGAGCAGGGATTTACGCTGTGTGAGGAACATGTGGAAGCAGTATTTGCCGGTCTGGATTCCAATGTGACCTATGAAAAGCTGTGCCGTGCCTTTTATCATTTACAGAAGGGTGCAGTGCTGATTGGCACCAATCCGGATCGACGCTTGCCGCATGGAGACTATTTTCGCATCGGAAACGGTGCTATGGTGCATATGCTGGAATATTGTAGTGAGCAAACGGCATGGATGATCGGAAAGCCGCATGAGCCGATGCTGAAGGAAGCGTTGCGCTATGCCGGAATTGCTAAAGAGGATGCTGTTGTGATTGGAGATAATCTGGAAACCGATGTCGCCTTCGGACTGCGGCATGGGTGCACGAGCGTCTTTGTGACAAGCGGTGTGCATTCCCGTCTGGATTGTGAACAGCGCTGTCTTCACCCGGATCTGATCATCGATAATCTGCTGGAGCTGGTATAAAATAGAAGCCTGCACGTATAATGAAATGAGGGGATTTCATGAACGTACAGGATTTTTTTATCGTATGGCAGGATATCGGTCTGATACTGTATTCTGTTTTAAAAGCATTTCTTCCGCTTCCTTCTCTGGAAGTCATATTGGTACCGCTGGTACTGCATTCACCGCAGAAATGGTTGCTGTATTCGCTGGAGGGTGCAGTAGGCACCTGTATCGGCGGGGCAATCGGCTATGGCATCGCCCGGATACTGGGCAAAAAAGTGCTGTATAACATCGCCGCAAAAGAGGATGTGGAGCATGGCGAGGAGCTGATGGACCGCTATGGACTATTGGCCGTCTTCATTGGCGGCATCACTCCGATTCCGGATTTTCTTCTTGCCTATCTTGCCGGCTTCACCAGCATGCGGCTGCTTCCGTTTCTGCTGTGCGACGGCTTTGCCAGATTGCTGCGCAGTCTACTGGTAACACTGTCCCTGCGCTATCTGGGAACTGTGATGAATGTGGATGCCTTCGGCACCTGGTTTTCTCTGGCCATCATGCTGTGGCTTGTTTGGAAATGGTGGAAGAGCAGAAAAAAGATTCAGGCGCAGACAACATCCAGAAAATAAGGAAGGATCTGATCGTCTTCCATCAGCTCCGGGTGCCACTGGACAGCGAGAATGCGACCATTCTCGTGCTCCATGGCTTCTACATAATTCTCCTCGCTGAAGGCAGAGGTATAAAAGCCCTCTCCCAATCGCCCGGCTACCTGATGATGGTAGCTGTTTACGGTAAAGCTTTGCGGATACAGCTGATGCAATACACTGCGTGAGCTGCTGTGTACGGTGTGCAGCTGCTTTGGCGCGTGTGTCTGCGTGTCAATATGCTGCAGAAGTGTCCCGCCGGCATATACATTCAATGTCTGCATTCCGCGACAGATACCAAGAATCGGCTTTTCGTTGCACATAAATGCGTCGATTACCTGAAATTCCAGATGATCCATCGGCTGCGCATAGGTTGTGACATGCTCATTGCGGTCCTCCTTCAGATAATAGCTTTGCACATCATAGCCTCCGGGCAGTAAAAGTGCATCGCATACCTGCAGCGCACTCGCGATTCCCGCCATGCTGCAGATGGGATACAGGCTCCAGCCCAGCGCTTCCACGCGGTCTACATACGGCTTGTTGATAAACCATTTCCAGGCATGATCCAGCTTTTCAATTCGCATAAGGACAGCCAGTACCTTCATTGATCGTCACCTCTTGCTTTATCCTATGCGAAAAAAAAGGGAAGGTTACGTATTGTACTTTCCCTGCCAGGTATTGCGCTGCTTCATTTCCTTGTCAATGTCGTTGAGAATCGTTACCTTTTTCAAAGTCCAAAGCGGGGTGATCAGCGCTTCCTTCACGCCATCTCCCGTCAGCCGCTGGATGATCATTTCCGCCGGCAGCAGCTCCAGCTGACGGATGACGATATCAATATATTCCTCTCTGCTCAGCATGACAAAGGGGGATTGTCTGTATTCCTGGGCCATGCGCGTGCCCTCCATAATGTGCAGCATATGGATCTTTACCGCATGCACGGGCAGCTTTGCGAGCGCAGCCGCGGTTTCCAGCATCTGCTGTTTGTTTTCACCGGGCAGTGAATTCATCAGATGGACAGCAATTTTCAAATCGGTATGCGACAGCCGCTCGACGCAATCCAGAAACTGTGCATAGGTGTGCCCGCGGTTGATGCGCTGTGCGGTATCATCGTGAATACTCTGTAACCCCAGCTCCACCCAGATTTCCTTATCAGTACACAAGGATTGCAGATAGGCGATCTTATCATCCTCCAGACAGTCGGCACGTGTGGCGATGCTGATAGCCGCAATATCATCACGCTGCGCAAAGGGGTCAAAGGTAGCCTTTAACACGGGCAGCGGTGCATAGGTATTTGTATATGCCTGAAAATATGCCATTGGAATTCCGGCCGGCCATTTTCTTTGCATCATCTGCATTCCCTGATCAAACTGCCGAAACAGATCGTCATGGATGTCTCCTGCATAATCACCGCTGCCAAGGGCACTGCAAAAGGTGCAGCCGCCGACGCCGCAGGTGCCATCCCGGTTGGGACAGGAGAAATTCGCATTCAGAGGAACCTTGAACACCTTGCTGTGAAAGCGGTGCTTCAGGTAATAATTCCAGGTATGATAACGCTTGTTGTCATCACTGTATGGAAACGGATTGTTATAGCTCATAATATCACCGTAGGTATTGTAACACAGAATAACACAGACGGTAAAAAACAAATGGAAAATCTGCTCATTTCCTGCACTTTCAGCCATTGTAAAAAATTCCAGAATTCCTTACTAAAAAACTGTTTATTTTTTTAATCAAGTATGAGATAATTAGATGCGCACTAGAGATTGGGGTAGTAGTTAAATGGATGTAAATAAAAAGGTTGTTCAGTGTAGAAAATATCCGATTACCTATACACTGGTTACAAAACAGGTAAAAAATATCAACATGAGGATCTCTTCCAAGGGAGAGGTCGTGGTCAGTGCGAATCCGTTTGTGCCTATGGATAAAATCGACGATTTTGTTTCCAGCAAGGTTTCCTGGATTGTGAAGCATCAGAAATCCATGCAGGAGAGAAGTCAGAAATCCATGATCGACGACAAGCATATCGTATTGTTTGGAAATTCTCTGAAAATCCGCAAGACAAC
This region includes:
- a CDS encoding rRNA pseudouridine synthase; amino-acid sequence: MRLDKYLAHAGLGTRKEVKLAIRKGRVSVNGEVCRKDDRKIQEGADVVCLDKEEIYYEAVVYIMLNKPQDVVSATSDPTYETVLDCIDAFLPKDCFPVGRLDMDTEGLLLITNDGKLAHRLLSPKHHVEKTYLVDLAQLLQEGDQKKLENGSIVLDEEPVLPARVEILEDTQILLHIQEGRFHQVKRMLHAIGNEVVHLKRIAMGPLRLDEALASGEWRYLSEEEITALKNVA
- a CDS encoding dihydrofolate reductase yields the protein MISIVVAMDANQLIGANHKMPWHCPADLAHFRQLTLHHHLLMGRVTYEHLPKRLDHRILHVAGHKPLSDSDVLPCSDVQALCREWKKKEEVLYVCGGAQIYAAAIAYADELWITRIEQSYTGDTWFPAFCIGDFRLLSNEQKEGCSIMHYRRR
- a CDS encoding pyrimidine-nucleoside phosphorylase; its protein translation is MRFVDLIEKKKQKQPLTKEELHFFITGYVRGDIPDYQVSALLMAIYFNGMNAQETAWLTEEMLYSGDVIDLSAISGRKCDKHSTGGVGDKTSLSLAPMVAACGAKVAKMSGRGLGHTGGTLDKVESVNGFQVMRTQEQFISQVNDIGLALIGQTATLVPADKKLYALRDVTATVNSIPLIASSIMSKKLAAGSDTILLDVKFGEGAFMETSDKAKELAEAMIAIGSHFGKDVKALISNMNQPLGNAIGNALEVKEAIATLQGKGPEDFTQLCLEAGSIMLMQTGIARDEENARKQLLEVIQNGKALEKLVAMVAAQEGDVEQVLHPELLPQAKEILEVTSREEGYVKELHALELGTLAMKLGAGRMVKEDPVDPAVGIVLNKKDGDYVNKGDILAYVHINHPLPQHWLEDFYQTYVFTQEKVEKQKLIHDIIR
- a CDS encoding cupin domain-containing protein, with product MKSEVEHYENRCGGKGTMHIERLLQSEEMGSGVKMYAKVTIDVNASLGVHQHIGDGESYYILQGRALYDDNGIKRELQPGDVTFTPDQGFHGIENIGDEPLVFMALIIKA
- a CDS encoding TetR family transcriptional regulator — protein: MQEHLDTKRILAAALKQLTCRKSFDKITIADITQQSGYNRQTFYYHFRDKYELLNWIYTDDAQQVFDENLSFENWPKYISALLNHMRSEKDFYINTIRSDETCFEQFLFDLTKSIFHMAIVSLDQHHQINEVEMNFYSQFYSFGITGVIISWVKSDMRESAERVSANLKSLAQDSEKLAYSRYREAYTKITNEEEEHEE
- a CDS encoding MFS transporter, with the translated sequence MKKQMRWLLYAMNFLAFFAISMVNTQMIPFLSKLGYTVVQRGYILAANAVVAIAGQFLFGYLCDRFQRVKVFFFAAYVLLTASSFAMFLVERQTFWYHVFTVALMGGMVKVIMGLDETWMLEIDQENYGRLRASGALGLTIGSPIAGYLVRHFHYKSLLISLGIVSVILCWLIYKAKDAEKKEGERIRMESVRQLLKNKGYLLLVLIYLLVYMIGTADQYVVIDKMLDIGGDTTAVGIKWALQSFMEVPLFLFSSKILERFQTKTLLYFGTFMYGVKFLLYGFSFQPWMIILTAALQLVTLPIIMLTSKVLVKEITPQKLFSSAQMFAMAVFIGVSGLITPLITSYLSKAFGYDWTLYIVAAFSIVPLLLIFCYVHYFQKKTVKRSS
- a CDS encoding HAD-IIA family hydrolase, encoding MHPLLRHKTLLLDLDGTMYRGDEVIPGAPLFIEALHTLQIPYYFLTNNAMRTHAQNREKMEAMGFQGLRDAQYFTSAMAAAAYVRHETKLQRVFYIGEDGMREALLEQGFTLCEEHVEAVFAGLDSNVTYEKLCRAFYHLQKGAVLIGTNPDRRLPHGDYFRIGNGAMVHMLEYCSEQTAWMIGKPHEPMLKEALRYAGIAKEDAVVIGDNLETDVAFGLRHGCTSVFVTSGVHSRLDCEQRCLHPDLIIDNLLELV
- a CDS encoding DedA family protein — its product is MNVQDFFIVWQDIGLILYSVLKAFLPLPSLEVILVPLVLHSPQKWLLYSLEGAVGTCIGGAIGYGIARILGKKVLYNIAAKEDVEHGEELMDRYGLLAVFIGGITPIPDFLLAYLAGFTSMRLLPFLLCDGFARLLRSLLVTLSLRYLGTVMNVDAFGTWFSLAIMLWLVWKWWKSRKKIQAQTTSRK
- a CDS encoding gamma-glutamyl-gamma-aminobutyrate hydrolase family protein, producing MKVLAVLMRIEKLDHAWKWFINKPYVDRVEALGWSLYPICSMAGIASALQVCDALLLPGGYDVQSYYLKEDRNEHVTTYAQPMDHLEFQVIDAFMCNEKPILGICRGMQTLNVYAGGTLLQHIDTQTHAPKQLHTVHSSSRSVLHQLYPQSFTVNSYHHQVAGRLGEGFYTSAFSEENYVEAMEHENGRILAVQWHPELMEDDQILPYFLDVVCA
- a CDS encoding TIGR01212 family radical SAM protein (This family includes YhcC from E. coli K-12, an uncharacterized radical SAM protein.), with the protein product MSYNNPFPYSDDNKRYHTWNYYLKHRFHSKVFKVPLNANFSCPNRDGTCGVGGCTFCSALGSGDYAGDIHDDLFRQFDQGMQMMQRKWPAGIPMAYFQAYTNTYAPLPVLKATFDPFAQRDDIAAISIATRADCLEDDKIAYLQSLCTDKEIWVELGLQSIHDDTAQRINRGHTYAQFLDCVERLSHTDLKIAVHLMNSLPGENKQQMLETAAALAKLPVHAVKIHMLHIMEGTRMAQEYRQSPFVMLSREEYIDIVIRQLELLPAEMIIQRLTGDGVKEALITPLWTLKKVTILNDIDKEMKQRNTWQGKYNT